The Chryseobacterium sp. LJ668 genome segment CAACTTTAAACATCCAATCATTTTCAATAAAATGTTTTTGAAGTATTTCTTTTTGATCAAATTTTTCAATTACTAGAATTTTAAAATTTTTAAGAAATACATTTGATTTTACAGATTGGTGTTTTACAATATTAGAACGATAACTTTTATCCTTTGACAAACTAAAATTAACAACAGTTGCAGGGCTAATTTTCTTTTCAAAAATTAATTTTCTTACTGGAGACAAATCAAAGAATTTATTGAGATTATATGATTTAAGAAAATCTGACTTAAACTCTTTTGCTGTTGTAGAAACATTATAAAAAACGGTACTGGTAACAACCAAAGAACAAGTCGTATCTTCTTGCATAAATTCTTTTGCTCTTAATAAAAAAGATTGAGCAATTTCTAATTCCCCGTCAATTTTTTTACTATACGTTTTAGTCGAATTTACCCAACTTAAATGTTCTTTTGATTTGTCTTTTTTCCAAGGTGGATTTCCGAGAATGAATTTTGGTTTTATCTTTTTAATGACTTCTTCAAAATCAGCAGGTTCTAATCCATCTATTTCATTTAATTTCCCAAAAAAATTAGATTTAAAAAGATTCGTTTCTAAAAGTTTTGGAAATAAATATTGATTAATATCCGCTGGATCCAAATAATCTAATAATGCAATATAAATTGAAAAACACGTTACTTTTAATGCCTGTGGATTTATATCAATTCCGTAAAGATTGTTTTCTGCAAAATTTTTTATTTTTTCACTGAATGATTTTTTATCTTCGTTACCGTTCAGTTCAATTTCTTTTTCGATCATTCTTCTTAAAGATTGAACGAGAAATATTCCTGAACCAACTGCAACTTCAAAAATCGTACAGTCTTCAGGTTTATTATTTTTCAAAAATTCATCAACCGTATCTTTTAGAATATAATCTACCAAGAAGGACGGTGTATAAACCGCAGAATCTAATTTTCTTTTTTCTTCATCAATTAGAGACTCATAAATTCCTGAAATTACTTCTACTGGAATAATTGAGAAATCAAAAATTTCAAAATAAAATTCTTTATAATTACTATACAAAGAGTTTTCTCCATCAAATTCCCCTGTAAAAACATAAGATAGAAATTCTGATTGATTTTCGGTTAAAATAAAATCTTCTTCGTTAAATAAAACACCATTGAAACGGTCATTGAGTAATCTAAATAATTGATTTAGTCTTTCGGGTTCTCTAATAAGTTGGATGAAATTTTTACGTCTTTCATTCGTATTCTCAACATCTCCGGGAATTAATTGATCGTCAATTTTAACCTTTCTATCTATCAAGTAACGAACGAAAATCAATCTTAAAATCAAAGAATTAGCCTCATTGTCATTTAATAAATTATCACTTGTTAAATAGCTTCTAACATCCTTAATATTGCTAAATAACCTTTCATTTACTCTTTTTTTGTGGTTTTTTCCTCTCTGGTTATCTATGTATTTTTTTTGAAACCAATTCCATGTTTTTCCACTTTCTAATTCCCAAATATTGAAAAGTCTTTTTATTTCTTTTTCAGATAAATCAATTTTTTCGAGAGTGTTTTGTTTATTTTCTTTAACATAATGCAGGGCATTGAAAATTTCAATTCCTGAATTTTTTAATATAAATATGATAGAAGTATTATCAAACGACCATACTTTTTTATATAAATCATCTAATTCTCTATTTTCTTCTGTAAGGTCAAAAAATAAAATTAGAGGTTGGGAATTAAAGATGTAAACAGCATCTGGTAAAATAGATTCTATTTTTTGTTGAATATCTTTATGAAAATCAATAGCATAACTATTATTATCTCTATTTTTAAAGATAACCTTCTCTTCCAAATTTAATTGAGATAAGAAATTATGTAATTGAGTTTTTTTCAAGAAAAATTTTTACAAATTTAATATATTAAAACTTTACCTCATCCCCAAATTTTGTAAAATAAACTTTTTTAATATCGGTTGTATTCTGTTTGGAGATAAAGACAATTAATTCTGCATCGGCTTCCAGCTTTGCCTCTTTCCAGAATCCCGGTTTTACCTCATCATTATGAGAAACTTTTTTTACAATTAGATCTGCTTTGCTCTTATCTTTCGTAATGTAAATAACCAAGTCAGCATCATTTTTAAATTTGGTATAGTAGACTTTTTGAGCGGAAATTTTTGAACTCCCAAATATTAGGATCAAGAAA includes the following:
- a CDS encoding Eco57I restriction-modification methylase domain-containing protein, which translates into the protein MKKTQLHNFLSQLNLEEKVIFKNRDNNSYAIDFHKDIQQKIESILPDAVYIFNSQPLILFFDLTEENRELDDLYKKVWSFDNTSIIFILKNSGIEIFNALHYVKENKQNTLEKIDLSEKEIKRLFNIWELESGKTWNWFQKKYIDNQRGKNHKKRVNERLFSNIKDVRSYLTSDNLLNDNEANSLILRLIFVRYLIDRKVKIDDQLIPGDVENTNERRKNFIQLIREPERLNQLFRLLNDRFNGVLFNEEDFILTENQSEFLSYVFTGEFDGENSLYSNYKEFYFEIFDFSIIPVEVISGIYESLIDEEKRKLDSAVYTPSFLVDYILKDTVDEFLKNNKPEDCTIFEVAVGSGIFLVQSLRRMIEKEIELNGNEDKKSFSEKIKNFAENNLYGIDINPQALKVTCFSIYIALLDYLDPADINQYLFPKLLETNLFKSNFFGKLNEIDGLEPADFEEVIKKIKPKFILGNPPWKKDKSKEHLSWVNSTKTYSKKIDGELEIAQSFLLRAKEFMQEDTTCSLVVTSTVFYNVSTTAKEFKSDFLKSYNLNKFFDLSPVRKLIFEKKISPATVVNFSLSKDKSYRSNIVKHQSVKSNVFLKNFKILVIEKFDQKEILQKHFIENDWMFKVALYGNTLDFHFLKKLFNDNESLKSILKNNIKGAGILSGEEKRFPLYKSIVDKEYIENSQIEKYFTLKVDNQKLNEKKCYLKSGKIDGLYSNYQILFKEQAEEESEIITSISNSLIFKKGIFGISFENKEQLYEVYSYLITNLYTYYIFLISGSWGTSTRPQIRWNDEYLSFPIIKADNTNNKLVSLVNDFLEPIKQFYEYQSNNEVEEFELIPTNFTKNSDIPPINQNTLKQINDIINSLYDVKDYEEDLIDYVLNVSRYQFQESKQDLYTKEVNNDITFLKKYANVYLEEFSKIYIEEYIQVEVYPLNQFIAMNFVMKNEKPEEPIIYSKNKNIESVLKTLANTLSVSEIISTNDPEKNLFIQKDIKGFEDHSFYIIKPNEYKCWHRAMAWYDVAEFKEIMQEAELNELKNESAE
- a CDS encoding DUF6150 family protein yields the protein MILIFGSSKISAQKVYYTKFKNDADLVIYITKDKSKADLIVKKVSHNDEVKPGFWKEAKLEADAELIVFISKQNTTDIKKVYFTKFGDEVKF